In the genome of Dermacentor silvarum isolate Dsil-2018 chromosome 1, BIME_Dsil_1.4, whole genome shotgun sequence, one region contains:
- the LOC119447948 gene encoding uncharacterized protein LOC119447948, which produces MLQLKEQILDDRTRGTKAILGLDLEKAFDNVARSAILDQISNLNLGVRAYNYIRDFLTDRKATLIAGDMETEELNTGSEETPQGSVTSPLVFNLVMLDLPRKLQKVHAVHHTIYADDITIGTSN; this is translated from the coding sequence atgctaCAGCTCAAGGAACAGATCCTAGACGACCGAACCCGGGGCACCAAGGCGATCCTCGGCCTCGATCTAGAAAAAGCGTTCGACAACGTGGCGCGCTCCGCCATCCTAGACCAAATTTCAAACCTGAACCTGGGCGTCCGAGCATACAACTACATCAGGGACTTCCTCACGGACCGAAAGGCCACGCTCATTGCCGGAGACATGGAAACGGAAGAACTGAACACGGGCAGCGAGGaaacgccgcagggctcggtcacATCCCCCCTGGtcttcaacctcgtgatgctcGACCTCCCACGGAAGCTACAAAAAGTACATGCCGTCCACCAtaccatctacgcggatgacatcacgatcGGGACTAGTAACTGA
- the LOC119447964 gene encoding uncharacterized protein LOC119447964, whose protein sequence is MDRGVTTLIRKGLVAVRHDIQGVNLDYLFIDVIPQRHRKYRIFILNLYSNPSKTRERFLLLLKKATTLAGPHPLLIGGDFNAPHPAWGYGHATVKGKHLWQDSQDLGLTIITDPSTPTRMWCLGIPSCPTDLTMVKNIKNAKWQNTTTDLGSDHMIIEIKILTLGGTSPLTRSFVLTDWDKFRRQRDAAQNDERITDIDSWTAELINDVVRATQTITTEIETEKMDSRLAHLNEAKTSILNRQQWDEVCNAVDGQLHNGQTWKLLKRLLDETKSKSNQRDNLRRLLYTEINATDRNSVIQILINKYLPQKFTVQQLDYRGEPNPTLDEPFSMVEIRTALHGLNGKSAPGPDRITNKSFRNLDDMSIDKLTEFINGCWKEGNIPLQWKTSKVILIPKPENPRASKT, encoded by the exons ATGGACAGGGGGGTAACAACCCTGATCAGAAAAGGTCTCGTCGCCGTACGACACGATATACAGGGAGTCAACCTGGATTACCTGTTCATAGATGTCATCCCACAAAGGCATCGCAAATACCGCATATTCATCCTTAACTTATATAGCAACCCGTCCAAAACGCGAGAGAGATTCTTGCTGCTGCTCAAGAAAGCCACCACCCTCGCGGGCCCACACCCGCTCCTGAtaggcggggacttcaacgccccgcaccCGGCGTGGGGCTATGGCCACGCCACGGTCAAGGGCAAGCACCTCTGGCAAGACTCACAAGACCTAGGCCTCACGATCATCACGGACCCCAGCACTCCCACAAGAATGTGGTGTCTCGGGATACCGAGTTGCCCAACGGACCTCACCATGGTCAAAAACATCAAGAACGCAAAGTGGCAAAATACGACAACCgacctgggcagcgaccacaTGATTATAGAAATCAAAATCCTGACCCTCGGGGGGACCTCCCCACTGACCAGAAGCTTCGTACTCacggactgggacaagttccgcagACAGAGAGACGCGGCCCAAAACGACGAGCGGATCACCGACATCGACTCATGGACCGCAGAACTGATCAATGACGTCGTAAGAGCCACACAGACCATCACCACCGAGATCGAAACCGAGAAGATGGACAGCCGCCTAGCCCACCTCAACGAGGCAAAAACTTCCATTCTAAACCG gcaacaatgggacgaggtctgcAACGCCGTCGACGGCCAACTTCACAACGGCCAGACTTGGAAGCTCCTCAAGCGCCTCCTAGATGAAACCAAGAGTAAATCCAACCAACGAGACAACCTGCGCAGGCTCCTCTACACGGAGATAAACGCAACGGACCGAAACAGCGTCATCCAAATACTGATAAACAAATACCTACCTCAAAAATTCACAGTCCAGCAACTGGACTATCGGGGTGAGCCGAACCCCACCCTAGACGAACCCTTCAGCATGGTCGAAATCAGAACGGCGCTGCACGGACTCAACGGCAAATCCGCGCCGGGGCCAGACAGAATCACAAATAAATCCTTCAGAAACCTAGACGACATGTCCATCGACAAGCTAACCGAGTTCATCAACGGTTGCTGGAAAGAAGGCAATATCCCACTCCAATGGAAGACATCCAAGGTCATCCTCATTCCCAAACCGGAAAACCCCCGAGCCTCGAAAACCTAA